One genomic segment of bacterium includes these proteins:
- a CDS encoding DUF4349 domain-containing protein, whose product MKRTRTVALLLVVLLVLVWCCGCATKMAARLSEPGAAPPAPAQMAATPAGEADAAGRGASDEKQVAGTSGASAPTANAAANRKIITTGSMTIEVRDLDRAVGELTRLVTQAGGFFANKTVSVEEDWRHAELTIRVPADSFGKLHDGARALGTVTRDEQQGEDVTKQWQDLEARIKIRQAEEQALVRLMARQGRLADLLEVEKRLWEVREQIEQAQGELRVLRDQVTLATLTVTLREEVPAGVGKVGPWNLGYHVVNAVHALVSAVRAVLIALIYVALPGAIVWVPLLLLIRWLRRRARARRAQVPPPPDTTA is encoded by the coding sequence ATGAAGAGAACGCGCACTGTCGCATTGCTGCTGGTCGTGTTGCTGGTGCTGGTGTGGTGCTGTGGCTGCGCGACCAAGATGGCCGCGCGCTTGTCTGAACCGGGCGCAGCGCCGCCAGCGCCGGCCCAGATGGCAGCAACCCCCGCCGGTGAGGCCGACGCCGCCGGGAGAGGCGCCTCGGACGAGAAGCAGGTTGCCGGGACTTCCGGCGCCTCGGCTCCGACCGCAAACGCCGCCGCCAACCGCAAGATCATCACCACCGGCAGCATGACGATCGAGGTGCGGGACCTCGACCGGGCCGTGGGCGAGCTGACCCGGCTGGTGACGCAGGCTGGCGGCTTCTTCGCGAACAAGACCGTGTCGGTCGAAGAGGACTGGCGGCACGCCGAGCTGACGATCCGCGTCCCGGCCGACAGCTTCGGCAAGCTCCACGACGGTGCCCGCGCGTTGGGGACCGTCACGCGCGACGAGCAGCAGGGCGAGGACGTCACCAAGCAGTGGCAGGACCTGGAGGCCCGCATCAAGATCCGCCAGGCCGAGGAACAGGCGCTGGTGCGGTTGATGGCACGGCAGGGGCGCCTGGCTGACTTGCTCGAGGTGGAGAAGCGGCTGTGGGAAGTGCGCGAGCAGATCGAGCAGGCCCAGGGCGAGTTGCGGGTGCTGCGCGACCAGGTGACGCTCGCGACGCTGACGGTCACGCTGCGTGAGGAAGTCCCGGCGGGCGTCGGCAAGGTGGGCCCGTGGAACCTGGGCTATCACGTCGTGAACGCCGTGCACGCCCTGGTCAGCGCCGTCCGGGCTGTCCTCATCGCCCTGATCTACGTGGCCCTGCCCGGCGCCATCGTGTGGGTGCCTCTGTTGTTGCTGATCCGCTGGCTGCGCCGGCGGGCCCGGGCGCGGCGCGCCCAGGTACCACCGCCGCCCGACACGACAGCGTAG
- a CDS encoding hemerythrin domain-containing protein: protein MMTPAGALMIEHRLIERMVALMEEQLARVRGRHDCDPDFISAAVDFTRSYADRCHHGKEEDILFRALAAQPLDEPLQTVLQELIDEHVRSRRATGRLADAGERYRQGEAGALAEIEQRLAELVSLYPQHIAKEDKRFFVPAQQRFSQPELAAMLDQFGEFDRQLFHEHYRHLVGQWEGAQHRP, encoded by the coding sequence ATGATGACCCCTGCCGGAGCGCTGATGATCGAGCATCGCCTCATCGAGCGCATGGTGGCGCTCATGGAAGAGCAACTTGCGCGGGTGCGGGGCCGGCATGACTGCGACCCGGACTTCATCAGCGCCGCAGTGGACTTCACTCGCAGCTATGCCGATCGCTGCCATCACGGGAAGGAAGAGGACATCCTCTTCCGGGCCCTGGCAGCACAGCCGCTGGATGAGCCGCTGCAGACCGTCCTGCAGGAACTGATTGACGAGCACGTTCGCAGCCGCCGGGCGACGGGTCGGCTTGCCGACGCCGGCGAGCGCTATCGACAGGGCGAGGCGGGGGCGCTGGCCGAGATCGAGCAGCGCCTGGCGGAACTCGTGTCGCTCTATCCTCAGCACATCGCCAAGGAAGACAAGCGCTTCTTCGTGCCTGCCCAGCAGCGCTTCAGTCAGCCCGAACTGGCCGCCATGCTCGACCAGTTCGGGGAGTTCGACCGACAACTGTTCCACGAGCACTACCGCCATCTGGTGGGTCAGTGGGAGGGAGCACAACACCGGCCATGA
- a CDS encoding metal ABC transporter ATP-binding protein — translation MTHEPCPPQGALITARDLGYTYPQPPTSALSGVTMQVQRGQFVAVIGPNGSGKTTFVKLLLGLLRPTDGEVLLHGRPAYDAQGGIHHCFGYVPQHRTVNRQVPVRVRDVVAMAAHCRYAGQLGRAEIGRRVQQSLEMVELADLAGRPFSALSGGQQQRALIARALVVDPLVLIADEPFAAVDAASSQTITHLLQWLVAEKSVTVLAVVHDINALVHSLDRVLLLNTEMVAYGAPTEVLTAEHLRAAYGRAVPILVCDDGFLHPLTEAQHG, via the coding sequence ATGACGCACGAACCGTGCCCGCCGCAAGGCGCCCTCATTACGGCCCGCGACCTGGGATACACCTATCCCCAGCCGCCGACGTCGGCGCTGTCCGGGGTGACCATGCAGGTGCAGCGCGGGCAGTTCGTGGCCGTCATCGGCCCCAACGGCTCGGGCAAGACCACCTTCGTCAAGCTCCTGCTGGGGCTGCTGCGGCCGACGGACGGCGAGGTGCTGCTGCACGGGCGCCCGGCGTACGATGCCCAGGGCGGCATCCACCACTGCTTCGGCTACGTGCCCCAGCACCGCACGGTGAACCGGCAAGTGCCGGTGCGGGTGCGCGACGTGGTGGCCATGGCGGCACACTGCCGCTATGCCGGGCAACTGGGCCGGGCGGAGATCGGGCGGCGGGTGCAGCAGTCGCTGGAAATGGTGGAGCTGGCCGACCTGGCGGGGAGGCCCTTCTCGGCCCTCAGCGGCGGCCAGCAGCAGCGCGCGCTCATCGCCCGCGCCCTGGTCGTGGACCCGCTCGTGCTGATCGCCGACGAGCCCTTCGCGGCCGTGGACGCCGCCAGCTCGCAGACGATCACCCACCTGCTGCAATGGCTCGTGGCTGAGAAGTCGGTCACCGTGCTGGCCGTCGTGCATGACATCAACGCGCTGGTACACTCGCTGGACCGGGTGCTGCTGCTGAACACGGAGATGGTGGCGTACGGTGCGCCGACCGAGGTGCTCACCGCCGAGCACCTGCGCGCGGCCTACGGCCGGGCAGTGCCGATCCTGGTGTGTGACGACGGCTTCCTGCACCCGCTGACCGAGGCGCAGCATGGCTGA
- a CDS encoding metal ABC transporter permease yields MADLAEYLQSPFVWRAALGLLFIAINAALAGAFAAFRSATFLISGAAHAALAGAALVLVAGGALAQSDISPVLGGAVFAIGLALLAAAARDTQGQRETDVTIGVGFAFSMALAVLLISLIPDKAARVWGILLGDLLLLTAGDLWVLGLTTALIVLCFAIFWRPFIFVTFDMEGAQAFGLRAAPYNYLLFALIGLSTAVLLKSVGAIVVFAMLAAPAATARLLAHSVRRTMAYAFLIALLSGVVALLLSSVVRFSVSGLAALLASGSYFVGRGYVWLAERQVANSA; encoded by the coding sequence ATGGCTGACCTGGCGGAGTACCTGCAGTCGCCCTTCGTGTGGCGGGCAGCGTTGGGGTTGCTGTTCATCGCGATCAACGCGGCCCTGGCCGGGGCCTTCGCGGCCTTTCGCAGCGCCACGTTCCTGATCTCCGGCGCGGCGCACGCGGCCCTGGCGGGAGCGGCGCTGGTGCTGGTGGCGGGCGGGGCGCTGGCCCAGAGCGACATCAGCCCCGTGCTGGGTGGGGCGGTGTTCGCCATCGGCCTGGCCCTGCTTGCCGCCGCCGCGCGGGATACGCAGGGACAGCGCGAGACGGATGTCACCATCGGCGTGGGCTTCGCCTTCTCGATGGCGCTGGCCGTGCTGCTCATCTCGCTGATCCCCGACAAGGCGGCGCGCGTGTGGGGTATCCTGCTGGGGGACTTGCTGCTGCTGACCGCCGGCGACCTGTGGGTCCTGGGCCTGACGACCGCGCTGATCGTCCTGTGCTTCGCGATCTTCTGGCGGCCGTTCATCTTCGTGACCTTCGACATGGAGGGAGCGCAGGCGTTCGGCCTGCGCGCCGCTCCGTACAACTACCTGCTCTTTGCGCTGATCGGCCTGTCCACGGCGGTGCTGCTCAAGAGCGTCGGGGCCATCGTGGTCTTCGCCATGCTGGCGGCGCCCGCCGCGACGGCCCGGCTCCTGGCCCACTCGGTGCGCCGCACCATGGCCTACGCCTTCCTGATCGCCCTGCTCTCCGGCGTCGTGGCCTTGCTGCTCTCGAGCGTCGTGCGCTTTTCGGTCAGCGGTCTGGCGGCCCTGCTGGCCTCGGGCAGCTACTTCGTCGGCCGGGGCTATGTCTGGCTCGCAGAGCGACAGGTCGCCAACAGCGCGTAG
- a CDS encoding SIS domain-containing protein, with the protein MPTDKYPHQMLREIHEQPQAIRETLTKEGARIAETAAVLRERKPRFVILAARGTSDNAGTYLRYIVGAVNGMVVAPAAPSLLTVYGSHMHIEDTVVIGISQSGKATDVIEVLEASRQLGAMTVALTNTADSPIVQAAEFPLLTHAHEEKAVAATKTYTTALTALYQLAACWAERTDLQEEIAQAPAAIEQVFADLEPWIADRSERYRYMDTCTILARGLNYATAKEIGLKLQETCYINPEPWSAADYMHGPIAALNPGDPVVLIAPQGASLDSMLEVGAAVQERQGEMVVFSDDEEALALATVPMKLPPLGKSYWSPIVIAAAGQLFAYYLAVHKGLNPDQPRGLHKVTLTY; encoded by the coding sequence ATGCCTACCGACAAGTACCCCCACCAGATGCTGCGTGAGATCCATGAGCAGCCCCAGGCCATCCGCGAGACCCTCACCAAGGAGGGCGCGCGCATCGCGGAGACCGCCGCGGTCTTGCGCGAGCGCAAGCCGCGCTTCGTCATCCTCGCGGCCCGCGGCACCTCCGACAATGCCGGCACCTATCTGCGCTACATCGTCGGCGCCGTCAACGGGATGGTCGTGGCGCCGGCGGCCCCGTCGCTGCTGACCGTCTACGGCAGCCACATGCACATTGAGGACACCGTCGTCATCGGCATCTCGCAGTCGGGGAAGGCGACCGACGTGATCGAGGTGCTGGAGGCCTCGCGACAGCTCGGGGCGATGACCGTGGCGCTGACGAACACGGCCGACTCCCCGATCGTCCAGGCGGCGGAGTTCCCGCTACTCACCCACGCCCACGAGGAGAAGGCAGTCGCCGCCACCAAGACCTACACGACCGCGCTGACGGCCCTGTACCAGTTGGCGGCGTGTTGGGCGGAGCGGACGGACCTGCAGGAGGAGATCGCGCAGGCGCCCGCGGCCATCGAGCAGGTCTTCGCCGACCTGGAGCCCTGGATCGCCGACCGGTCCGAGCGCTACCGCTACATGGACACCTGCACGATTCTGGCGCGCGGGCTGAACTACGCCACTGCCAAGGAGATCGGGCTGAAGCTGCAGGAGACCTGCTACATCAACCCCGAGCCGTGGAGCGCCGCGGACTACATGCACGGCCCGATCGCGGCGCTGAACCCGGGCGACCCGGTGGTCCTGATCGCCCCGCAGGGGGCCTCGCTGGACTCGATGCTGGAGGTCGGCGCCGCGGTGCAGGAGAGGCAGGGGGAGATGGTCGTGTTCTCGGACGACGAGGAGGCGCTGGCGCTGGCGACAGTGCCGATGAAGCTCCCGCCCCTGGGCAAGTCCTATTGGTCGCCGATCGTGATCGCCGCAGCAGGGCAACTGTTCGCGTACTACCTGGCGGTCCACAAGGGGCTGAACCCCGACCAGCCACGGGGGCTGCACAAGGTAACGTTGACGTACTGA